The Triticum aestivum cultivar Chinese Spring chromosome 3A, IWGSC CS RefSeq v2.1, whole genome shotgun sequence genome includes a region encoding these proteins:
- the LOC123059592 gene encoding uncharacterized protein, protein MAWQLIALLPVALVAAAAVAAAGAGLPSNFAMITPRGPILGKRDAGEYCGKRKCMAKCESRCPDQCFVLCPSCKTLCMCDYYPGISCGDPRFTGGDGNNFYFHGKKDQDFCVVSDADLHVNAHFIGTHNPATDRNFTWIQAIGMRFVDHRLFVGAKKTVKWNNRVDHLEMALDDETIDLPAKLDARWESAAVAGLTITRTATTNGIRVQLKGVFDIMASVVPVTEKDSRIHNYGVTEEDCLAHLDIGFKFHDLTDDVHGVLGQTYRSDYINKLRVSASMPVMGGITSYVSSDIFATDCAVARFGRRTSISMVASSDS, encoded by the exons ATGGCTTGGCAACTTATAGCTCTTCTCCCGGTTGCTttggtggccgctgccgccgtcgccgccgcagggGCGGGGCTGCCGTCCAACTTCGCCATGATAACCCCACGGGGACCAATACTGGGGAAGCGGGATGCGGGGGAGTACTGCGGCAAGAGGAAGTGCATGGCCAAGTGCGAGAGCCGCTGCCCCGATCAGTGCTTCGTCCTCTGCCCCAGCTGCAAGACTCTTTGCA TGTGCGACTACTACCCGGGCATCTCCTGCGGTGACCCGCGCTTCACCGGTGGCGACGGCAACAACTTCTACTTCCACGGCAAGAAGGACCAGGACTTCTGTGTCGTCTCCGATGCTGATCTCCATGTCAATGCTCATTTCATTGGCACGCACAACCCCGCCACTGATCGTAACTTCACCTGGATCCAGGCCATCGGCATGCGCTTCGTGGACCACCGCCTCTTCGTCGGTGCCAAGAAGACCGTGAAATGGAACAACCGTGTCGACCATCTGGAGATGGCCTTGGACGACGAGACCATCGATCTCCCTGCCAAGCTCGACGCGCGTTGGGAGTCGGCAGCCGTGGCAGGCCTGACCATCACGAGAACCGCCACGACCAATGGCATCAGAGTGCAGCTCAAGGGGGTGTTTGACATCATGGCCAGCGTGGTGCCCGTCACGGAGAAGGACTCCCGCATCCACAACTACGGTGTCACGGAGGAAGACTGCCTGGCTCACTTGGACATTGGGTTCAAGTTTCACGACCTCACCGACGATGTGCACGGTGTCCTTGGTCAAACGTACCGCTCCGACTATATTAACAAGCTCAGGGTGAGCGCCAGCATGCCGGTGATGGGCGGCATAACCAGCTATGTATCATCGGATATCTTTGCCACTGATTGCGCAGTTGCTAGATTTGGTCGCCGTACTAGCATCTCAATGGTTGCATCAAGTGATAGTTGA